One genomic window of Pseudomonadales bacterium includes the following:
- a CDS encoding phosphotransferase family protein, which translates to MTALERLKTSDIRESPSDALIEQIRDKYPTEKEVDAVFTRKMQRRNGPPFQQLTLDRLVSGAKQLIEANLGYEVGISEAKWLSGGASKLQAVFVLQWRGADGKGNEAAKMVLRTEPAASITESSRLREFEVLKAVEGVIPAPEVYWVDEDGSYLPYPGIIMGFCNGVAKPSHDADKVSGLGQNYGPELRQKLAPQFVELLARLHTLDSAHFECLEHYDRPVAGSNEAVIKQVNYLRRMWEEDRIEEEPIMDVVYKWLIKHAPPIDHVSLIHGDYRNGNFLFNEDSGEITTWLDWEGAVLGDRHRDLTYATLDTFGHIAEDGETLLASGMMSSEELFAAYEKASGLKVDPVRLTYYSVYNRYLLLTLIMGSSARSSYGARTHQDVLTNYLTGLGYQNLSELCDFFKEVTQ; encoded by the coding sequence ATGACCGCACTAGAACGATTGAAGACGAGTGATATTCGTGAATCTCCCAGTGATGCACTGATTGAGCAAATTCGAGATAAGTATCCAACAGAAAAAGAAGTTGATGCTGTATTTACCCGCAAAATGCAGCGTCGTAATGGGCCGCCCTTTCAGCAGTTAACTCTGGATCGTTTGGTCAGTGGTGCGAAGCAACTGATAGAAGCCAACCTTGGTTATGAGGTGGGTATTTCCGAAGCCAAATGGTTGTCCGGAGGTGCTTCAAAACTGCAAGCTGTTTTCGTATTGCAGTGGCGAGGTGCTGACGGCAAGGGTAATGAAGCAGCCAAAATGGTACTCCGTACAGAGCCTGCAGCCTCAATTACCGAATCAAGCCGATTGCGTGAATTTGAGGTACTTAAAGCAGTAGAGGGTGTCATTCCTGCCCCCGAGGTCTATTGGGTAGATGAGGATGGAAGCTATTTGCCATACCCCGGCATCATTATGGGGTTTTGTAACGGCGTTGCTAAACCCTCTCACGATGCAGACAAAGTATCTGGTCTCGGTCAGAATTACGGCCCGGAATTACGGCAGAAACTAGCCCCACAATTTGTCGAGTTGCTAGCCAGATTGCACACGCTGGATAGCGCACATTTCGAGTGTCTGGAACATTATGACAGGCCTGTGGCTGGCTCCAATGAAGCTGTCATTAAGCAGGTTAATTATCTTCGCAGGATGTGGGAGGAAGACCGGATAGAGGAAGAGCCGATTATGGACGTTGTCTATAAATGGCTGATCAAGCATGCGCCTCCCATTGACCACGTTTCCCTGATCCACGGCGATTACCGCAATGGCAACTTTCTGTTTAATGAGGATTCCGGGGAAATTACCACTTGGCTGGACTGGGAGGGCGCGGTTCTGGGTGATCGGCACCGGGACCTTACTTATGCAACCCTGGATACTTTTGGGCATATCGCAGAAGACGGTGAAACCCTTCTGGCTTCCGGCATGATGTCCAGCGAAGAGTTGTTTGCTGCTTATGAGAAAGCTTCCGGTTTGAAGGTTGACCCGGTGCGACTGACTTACTACAGCGTATACAACCGTTACCTGTTGCTCACTCTGATTATGGGGTCATCGGCGCGTTC